TCAAGTCGATATTATTTCAGTGGCGTCAACCCAAAACATCAAAGTCAACATGGGGCTCCACAAGAGCATCATGCGTTTCATTGAAAGTGCGTGCGTGCGTATTTATCGCAGAGGAGCTGGGAATGGCGATTGATAGCCTGAGTCATATCGATTGGATGCATCAACGCATTACGATTAGAATACAAGGACAGATATCTGCGAATACAGCTCGTTCGCGTTCGCGCAGTGATTGTGTTGAGGTCGAGTCAATTGCACGCGCCAGTGGCACTGCTTGATCTGAGACTTGTCCTCAGTTATGTTTTTGTTCTATAGGAGGACGTGCTCCATTCATAATCATCATCCTAAACCCGCACCTCAGTGCACAGCACTACAAGGTGAACTGTCTCAACTCGGCATCTACCTACAAATACTTCTAATCATTCACCCCCTCACTCTCCTATCTGGCACATCGCACTTCTCCTACTGCCTCGCTAGGAGGGTCGGTCAGAAAGTCGATACGATGTCCAGAAGGAAGCTCAAGGCCAGTTCAAATACTATTCGAAAGGTGATAGATAAGAAAAGAATAGgatggagacgaagaaaagACAAGAACCGCACAGCGGTGGATTGGAAGAGACGATTTGATTCGTATTTTGTTGTTTTATGTCATGTCGTGaaaagatgaggaagaaatGCTTTGTATGTGACCAAAAAGAAGTAGCAGGAGTCGTAGCGAGGAGCGCAGGCTATCACAATACACCATCAAGGTGGGTCGATCGCGCTACGCCCGTAGATACGGCTCAGACTTATGCCCAAGTCCAGGTGATGGGGACTTGACCTTCACTAGGGTCTGCGATCGCGTTGAAGGCTGCGACGGACAAGTCGAGCGAGTTGTCGGACACGCATGAAGGACAAACGTCGGCCACGATAGCTGTAACAGATTTTTGATTTCCAACATTCgtgacgacgatggatTTTCCACAGTATTGGGagttgctgttgctggaGTAGTCGGACCACCAACCGTTGGAGTCAATGGCAATTACGTAATCAGAGTCCGAATGGACAACGCCACAGGCGCCTGCATTGCCACCTTGGTAGAAGTAGGTAGCGTAACCACCGGTGTGGACTTCACCAGAACCGCCACCGGAAGAGGCGGGGGTAGTCTGGGCGGGAGCCTCGGAAGTAGAGGTGGAAGTAGGGGTGTAAGCGGCctcggtggaagaaggagtgtAGGCGGCCTCtgtggatgaggtggacTCGACTTCGTaagtggaagaggtagacTCGGCGGCGTATgcggacgaggaagaagagtgcTTGCCCTTGTAACCCTTGTTTCGGTGACCAGCGTAGTCGGCAACGGCCTCGATAGAAGCAGTGGTGGTCGCAGTGGCAGCAGCGACAGTGATGTCATCGTAAGCGGTAGAAGTGGCGTTGATGACCGAAGcgacggaagaagaagcctCGCAGTACTCGTCCTGGGCACCGACGTCGGCGGAGGCGGTAGCAGAAGCGGTGATGCTGGCCTCAGCGACAATAGTGGCGTTGACGGAAGAAGCAACGGTGGCGTTGGGAGTGCAGTAAGGAGCACGGTCGGCAGCGAGGGTCTCGTTGGCGAGCATGGGGTGGCAACAGTCGTCGAAGAAAGTGCTGTTGTGTTGAGATTGACAGTCGAGGGCTATGTACCTGGAGTGGTCTATCGAACATCGCGGCATGCAATTTATCAGGTCCAGATCAAACTGGAGGGGGATATCAAGGACAGGGTAGACTCACAAACATCGTAGTCCTCAAGATAACCTTCAGCGTAGGTGGATGGCTTACCGCGTTGGACGACGGGGACGGCGCTGACgatcgaagcggaagcgaCGAGAGCGAAAGTCGCGACGGTGGTGAAAGAAGGCATCGTGTCGAAGTGAGTGTTTGTCTGTGGGCAAAAGACTGGTGGGTTCTATGAGCTCTGCTCTTTTACTTTCCGGGTGGTGTGATGGCGGTGTTGGTCGTCGTTGAttttgaagaagagaaaagaaaagaatccactcaccaggtGTTTTTGGTCAGCGGATTTTATACCTTTGTTCAAAGGAATGTGTGCGGTCGTTGTTACCGGGGCCAGAGGtttttcctctcttcttttcGGGGGCAGTTGTTCGAAAACGAGGGTCGTGGTGTCGGAAGGTGATCGTACACGTCAAGCGACGATCTGGCCTTTTCGTCGGTTTCGGGTTACGGTTGCGGTTGTCGGCGTGGGGTCGTGTAGTCGGGGGAGGGGGGCGTGAGCGCTGTAAAGAGCGTGAACGGTGGCGTGTAGCGAGAGGGAGTGGTTGTGAAGTGAGTGTAtggagagaagcagagaaagtgagtgagtgagagagagagagaaaatGACGGGAATGGAAATGGGGTGTTGGAATGATGATATATGGAAAGGAGGGTGCAATATGGGAAACGGGGGTCAGGCATTTGGTCGTGCATCGTGTCCTGTCTACTTTTTGACTGCTACTGTATCTGCGCGTTGTTGGTTGAAACAAAGCGCTAGGGCTCCCCACTCTCGTGTTTTGAAAAGGGAACAAAAGGGGGAGAATGGTGGAATTGAGTACGAGATCCTGGCCCAGACTTCCTTGAACGCTGACCGCACTGCTAGACGCGTCGCGCCCCCCGCCTCCCTTCTTTTGGTGGAACGGAGAAACTTGGCTGGCGTTTACTCTTACAAGAAGAAAATCCCTGTTTGACCACCCCTGAACACTTTCGTTTACACGTTTCATCCTCACCCCAGAAATTCTAAATCCAACCCTCGATTTCCCGAAAATaccccctccttcccccttcctTGCCGTACACCCAATCAATCCCACATGGACCCGGTCCAGAATTCGCTCTAGCTGTTTGCCGTCATGACTGTATGGTAAATGCAGAGTCAAACGGATTTAGTTTCGATCCAGTATGTCACCTCAGACAGACGGAAGAATCTCTTgctctgctgctgctgctgctgctgctgctgctgctgctttcGCTGCCGTTTTACTCGGTGTCCAACAAAAGCAAGCCGCCGCATCCGTCAGGCGTCAAAACACCCATGGGTCGTTTTTCTCGGTTGGAGCTAGAACGGGTGATCGGGATGACATAGCATGGCATGGAGAGATCGGATCGGTTTCTCTCAGCCATGTGTTCCGGATGAAGATCTGTAAGTTCAGGTTGTATGCCTCATGGTAAGTCCGCAACGTTCTTATGCCCGAAACACAGTACAAGAATAATAATACAAAATGGTGTGAAATGCACAGTAATACAAAATCATAACCTTGGCTTCTGCCTTTGGATGTGCGTTTCAAATGTCCTAACCCCCTTCACCGTCCTCGTGTTCTAATTTGAGACGAGGAGTTGAGGATCGAGAACTCGCTATGCGACGTTGGCAGATATTCTCACTTCACGGCATGATACTGCTATTCTTCATGAAGAGCAGTTCGTACGAGTCCGAGTCCATCAGACGTACACCACGGAACGGAAGATCTGCGCTGCGGAAACGACTGACCACGGGTTGGTGTCGGTATGATGCGATGCCGTGCGGTGATTGCGATGCGATGCATCGGATGGATTGCGTAGTAGGACTCAATCTATTTCCCGTTGAAAGCGATCCGGCTGTCGTGACGGACAGACCGACCCCAGAAGACATAGTTCGTGGAGCTCATAACGGAGTAAGGAACGTACATTAGTCCCATGGTCGATCATGCCGAACATACATACCACTACTACTGCTCGTAGTGGCCCACTTCACGTCATGATCAACACCGATCGCACAGAGCGCAGTAAGCAATCTCAGACAAACACGTAAGAACGAGCCAGAACATTACATGTTCATCATTTTCCAGACCTTACAAAAGGGCCCACCTCGATTATGGTCATTACGAGTAGTCATTCGGAGCGGAGCAATATAGATGGGGGTCGgacccttcttcttcttcctgtttGAAGCCGTTCTGCTCCCATTCGATATAGTGCAAGACTCGCCGGTCTGGGCTCTTTTGATGCGCAGAGTGGTCTCAGCCAAGAAAGAGCATGGCGCGGTCTCTGCTAGTCGGTTGAGCGAACGATGAATGACGTTGGGAGAGACCTCTTTCCTGCTGCTGTCGCCCTGGAGGTGTGATAATGATCATGGTCCAGGTTCAGCTCCGTACTCACACCAGACAGACACTTGATCGAGACATCGCTCTTCGATCCCAAACATGTGATCACAATGTGTGCATCAAACGAAAGCTGTCGACCGTATTCGCGAAATGAGTCTAGCCACGGCCACATTGTCCAAATGGACTCCATATGTCCACCCTCAGAATATGATGTACGACCTTGGCGTCACCCTATATGCTTGTTCTCAACCTCTGCATCACATTGCAACCCATGCAAACCGGTACACGCGGAGATGATCGGGACTTGTGACTTGTGCAGTCTTGGCATGACCCTAAAAAATCGGACGGCGTTTTGAACCCGGCTTGAGTCGTCTTGTTGCGTCGTACAGTACGGATGACGGAAACGTACGGGTCAGGTCTGGGGTCCCATTTCCCGTTCTATCGGCCGAGCACTATGTACTCCCTTTTGGGATCGAACTTTCgtacatacatacatacgGTACACACCCATGTCTGATGCGAGATGCGTTCAACACTGATTGACTCGTCTCTGACGAATACATACAACCGTAACCGCTCTTGACTCGTACTATGTGCTCATAGCGCTTGTGGGAGGGATAAAATGCCTATGATAATTGCGATGCTGGGACAACGACGTCCGTTGTCATGTAAAGAGATGCTGGGGTTCGCTCGGCAATTGAAAGACAATGCCACTGGTAGGTGATGAAACAGACTTTTCTCTACCTTAATCATCGGAACCGACGGCACGTGATCACCTAGAGCACCATaccctcgctctcctcccctACTTCAGCCGATGTTGTAATGTCCATGCCACCGTCTACATTGACTGGAGGTTGCCATATTCGTCTGTAGCCCGACACGCACATTAGCAGACCTCCTAGACGGTTGGCGGTGCTCGGGAAGGAAATGGTCAGATGGCCATATAACTCACATGGTTGAATCATCGCTGCAAGACGCGAAGATTCTCCTGGCCGCAATGGGGTTCCACGCCACGGAGTTCACCACGTCAAGGTGTCCAGACAGGACTTCTATCGGGTTCGGTGAGCCGCCTTGCCACACGTAAACGTGTCCATCTGGGTACGAAACGATCAGCCGTACTGCTTGCATTTCTCATGGTCAACACCACAACCCACCTTCACTGCCACTGAGAACAAACCGGTCCTTCGGCGCGCCAAAGCAACTTCGGATCAAGAAATGTCCTTGCACATGCCCGGTATGTTTTCGTAGATATCGCAGGCCCGGATCAATGCTCCACACTTGGATCTCCTAGTGACGGTTGGTGAATCAGCCAACTGCGTTGGAAACCCAAAAATGCAGCAGCTCACATCAGGCGTACAGCTGACCAAGACTTTCCGGCCGTCACTAGACATCTTGATGCTCGTCGTCTCACACCGTAGATCCTGCGACCAACTGCTTGGAAGTCAGCCACCACACTTGCCTCGTATGAGGAACCGCTCACTCAATTATTTCATGATCCACTATTCTGATGACAGCGATCGAATGTTCCATTGTTGCGTACTGGAACGGCTGCATCGGTCCACCATTTGGTCCCAGAACCACAGGCGCAGGGCCAATGGTCTCCGTCTCGTCTGACGGTCTCGCTGACATGGCCTGCTTCAGACGATCATTGTGATTGACCCGCTTGAGAGGCGTAGTGATCGCGACGATGCGCTTGCCATCTGGGGTGATGACAAAGTCGTTGAGCTGGAGTGGGAATGCGGTCCACTGACGAAGCATGTTACCGGCTGGGTTCTGCATCGACGTCAGCTTCGGCAGGAGGTGCATTGCAACGCAAGCAACCCACGTAGAATACGACTTTGCAATCCATGGAGGCAACGATGAATTCTGATCCATCGGGCAACCATTGGATGGCACTAATGGTGTCACCATGTTGTGAGCCAGCAGAAGGTCGCGGCCGTTGAGTGCCAGTCTGAGTTCACTCTTTCAGTTGCACATCCAGCCGTTAATGATTGCGATTCGCACCTTGGTATTCCACACACAGACCGTCTTGTCAGCACCAGTAACCAGAGACTTCCCATCTGGCGACCAAGCCATCGCATCAACAGGATCATTATGCTCGCGCAGTTGGTGCAGAGACTCGACGTTATATTGCGTACCGCCGCCTTCCCTCGGCGCGGACTGGCGACAGGATCAGCAGGCTGTCGATAGCTGTCGCAGtgtactcaccttgagTTGCCAAATCACTACGGTTTTGTCCTTTCCAGCACTCGCCAATTGCATACCATCTGGACTCCATTCAATCCTCCAGACCTCGTCCGTATGGTCTGCTAATACATGGGTGGTGACGGAAGGGAACTGTCCGCTTTCGCAACGATGGTCGACGTATAGGGATGAAGAGTCTGGTTCCTCATGGTACAAACAGGTCATCTGTTGGTGACGCCGGGCTTGGTCGAACAGTGTTGCAAGTCGGCGCGAGGGCACCATGACACTGGGTGAGATGAACACTGTATGTCGCGTCAGCCTGAAGACTGAGGAACATATGGGCAGCACTCCACTTACCTTGAAGGTGTTCTAGTAATTGTCTACGAGATACACCAGCGGCACCGTCCCACACTGCTCTTTCGTACAgatcgtccttgtccagACACATCATAAACCTGTGAAAGTCTTGTCAGTACCATGACCTAGCGTTTGCACCGCAGCACTCACCCAGATAGAGTATGCAGCACTTCTTGATCTTTTGCTACTCTCGCCAGCTCTCCTCTTAACACACCTaaagccttcttctgctgccCGATTTCTAGGTATTCCAGATACTTCTGCTGAGCGATCAGAAACCTCGCTTGATCCGTCACACTTCCGCTTCCTTTGCCCATCACTGTCGCCTTTGTCTTCCCAGATGCAATGCTACTGCTTGACGATTCTGGTTCAATAGTATTGACAGCCGTGGGAATGCCTAGTTCCgggagaagggcaagggcTTCGGACCATCGTCCGCCCATGATGGCGGCTTGAAAGTCTGCGGCTGCCGCTGTGGAGAGACGATAACCCGATTCTGCTTCCAGGACATCTGCGGCTTGACTAAATGTATCGTCAGCACTTGTCTCACTCGGGATTTGGGCGGACGACCTCACTGATAACCTATGTCTCTCAAGCCCTGGAGCATCAGTCGAACGgcctcttctctctccacaggcatcctcttcccacctccaACCCCTGGTCTATCCACCCCTCGAGGCTTGACATGTTTCGCTTCCCCACGTccgtcctcatccatctcctcgtcatctgtGTACTCCACGCCGTCCTCGTGAGTTTCAAGCTGGTGATGCCAGtcacgatcatcgtcgtaCATGAGATTTCCCGTAGGGCGGACAGGACGGATTGCGCTAAGAACGTGAGAAGGGAGTGATCCGGGTGCGATTGTGGTGCTTCCTGAGTGACCGTTGGAGGCTGTCGATGGTCCGGGTTCACTACCAGATCCATTGGATGAATTTGACCCATTGTGAAGTGGATGACCCATGGTGTCGTTGTTCACAAGTACTTGGGATGTAGAAGGAGATATCCGAGCCGGGTCGATGTGTCTCGAGAATGTCGGAAGATGTGATGAATTGGTAAGCTGAACGGATGAATTAAGACTGGGAAAGGGAGTTGATGATAATGAGAGAGCCGCCGCCGATTGCCTCCGTCGCTGTTTTGGTCTGAAGTCTTCGTTCGGGTCACCCTCGTCggaaggagagcgaggTCGACTTGTTCCCCTCTGCATTGGTTGAGAGATGATTATAAATTGCAGTGAGTACAGGTTGTGATAAGGTATAGAACGTCATGAAATGCAGCAGACATGATCAGCGTGAAGTTCCACTGGGGAAGGCgttgtgtgtgtgtgtgtgtgtgtgtgtgtggagatgaagagcaAAAAGAAAAGATGGGTGCAACTCTGAAGATTAACTCACGGTCAATGCGACGTCACTTCCTTCGGTCGTAAGCGCAGAAGCAAAAGATGGTGTGATTCCGATTCCGGTAGTATGGGTGGCAAGGACGGGACCAACAAGAACGGCCGCAGACGGTGGTGTAGGAGTGGTGGACGCAGCAGATGGCAAGACGACGGCGGTATTGACAGGGGATACAGGggtggaggaagacagCTTGGTCAGATGCTACAAGAGATACGAATGAATGATTTACTGTCGGCTACCGTTGATTGCTCCGGACCCGACTGAACCTAGGTAAGCGATGAGTTGGTGATAGCTGACGTGGGCTTGCAGCGAGCGAATGTAAGGATTCACTGTTCAACGGCTGTCTCTGGATATGGTTCAATGTGGTAGCTGCGCGGACCGCAAGTGTGTATGTCAGGTGTCAGACGGGGGAACAAGGACGTGTGTGAGATGTATGTCTGAAAAGAGTTGAGCGAGTCGACGGCGCGTACCAACTACTGGGCATTGAATGATGACGATAACCACCAGTAAAAGGTGGGTGATGGTCTGTATTTGATACCCCCGTTTAAGATGGCAGGCCGCTGTGCCGGCTCTTGCATCATCCCGACGACGAGCCGTCACGTCTCGACTATCATCAACTGGGGAGTGTTGGAGGACCATTACTACTCATCGAGAACACGACACTCGACCGCTCAAGCATTGACAGACATGCCTGGTCAGCCActcgatgaggatggttTCCACTCCATAGCATGGGACGATGCCCCAGCCCATCCCGTcacatctcccttctcagAGGACGATCAGGAAGGGTTCGAGACGATCTCCCCGACTTCCCCTCCTCGTGGTGAATCAGTAGCTTCGACCTCTACTGCACCTGCGACAACTCccaggaaggagagacaggGCTCAGtggaagctgatcatgCTGCGTGGGGAGGCAGATGGATGAGTGTAGAGGTCAGAGAACCGGTGAAGGAACATGAGGGTAGTAAGGACATGTTCGTGTCTTACGCGGTGAAGACTACGGTGAGATACATCGAACTTTGCAATACAGTATGATACTGAACCATTTGCTCGCTATCCCCCTGCTGTAGACCAATCTACCGACCTTTGCACAACCATTCGTCACCGTCAGAAGGCGCTTTCAAgacttcgtcttccttcgAGAACATCTCGTCAAGAATTTCCCTGCTTGTGTTGTGCCGCCTATCCCCGATAAGCATCGTCTCGGTGAGTCAGCTGTATCACGAGCCTCGTTCGCAACGGTCAAGCTGACTCCTTGGAAACAGAATACATCAAAGGAGATCGCTTTGGACCAGAATTTGTCGAACGACGTCGTTTGGAGTGAGTACTTAGCTGCAGCTACCTTCCATTTATAAGTCCTGACGCAAGAATGTGAATTTAATCGTGCATCAGTTTGCAGCGCTTCGCAGACCGGATCGCTCGACATCCCACACTCCAACGCAGTCAACTGGTCAATGACTTCCTGACGAGTACAGAATGGGTGCGTTCAAGATTTCATTCCTGGGCAGATGGCAGCTAATCTTGGCCGTTTACGCACTTCGCAGACCGTAGCCAAacaccatcatctttctcatcctcctcccgAATCTCATTCGTCATTAATGGACTCCCTTTCTGACACTTTCATCAATGCTTTCTCACGAGTGCGAAAGCCCGACGCACGGTTCGTTGAGATGGctgaggagctggagaggtACGAAGAGGGTTTGACCTCTGTGGAGCGCTTAGTCGGCAGAGGAAAGACAAGGGTTGATGGTATGTTCGGTTTGTGCCGAAAGATCATGTGCTGACTCTACTCGGTAGATCTTTCGGCAGATTACCAAGATATGGCTGCGGCGTATCAAGGTCTAGGATATCTGGAATCAGGTATCACGGAACCCCTCAACCGGTTcgcggagaagatgctgGATTTCTCGGCTCTGTTGAAGCATATGGTAAGCGAAGAAAGTACAGTATTCACGAACGTATGCTGACTCATTTATAGAACCAAACTACTGTCGAGCCTTTCCTCATCCAATCTCATTCTTTACAGTCTTATGCCACATCACATCGATCGGTAATCAAGCTACGCGATCAGAAGCAGCTCGACTTTGAAGAACTCTCTGCATACCTCTCCGCCATCGTTTCAGAGCGCGATCGCCTCGCAGCAGTGAGCTCCGGTCACGCGGGTGCACCGGTCGGACTGAGCACCTATCTCCGCGATCAAGTTGATAAAATTCGAGGGACGGACGATATACAtacgaggagagagaggatgaggaagttGGACGGGAAGATCAAAGAGGTGCGCCTTTCA
This genomic interval from Kwoniella newhampshirensis strain CBS 13917 chromosome 4, whole genome shotgun sequence contains the following:
- a CDS encoding sorting nexin-4; this encodes MPGQPLDEDGFHSIAWDDAPAHPVTSPFSEDDQEGFETISPTSPPRGESVASTSTAPATTPRKERQGSVEADHAAWGGRWMSVEVREPVKEHEGSKDMFVSYAVKTTTNLPTFAQPFVTVRRRFQDFVFLREHLVKNFPACVVPPIPDKHRLEYIKGDRFGPEFVERRRLDLQRFADRIARHPTLQRSQLVNDFLTSTEWTVAKHHHLSHPPPESHSSLMDSLSDTFINAFSRVRKPDARFVEMAEELERYEEGLTSVERLVGRGKTRVDDLSADYQDMAAAYQGLGYLESGITEPLNRFAEKMLDFSALLKHMNQTTVEPFLIQSHSLQSYATSHRSVIKLRDQKQLDFEELSAYLSAIVSERDRLAAVSSGHAGAPVGLSTYLRDQVDKIRGTDDIHTRRERMRKLDGKIKELQDAVTTAHETSTAFSDEVIKEHTVFDLSKKEEMKEMLQTYSDGQVEMLQKAMDDWDRIIPLLQRIRVDVS